The following coding sequences are from one Triticum aestivum cultivar Chinese Spring chromosome 5A, IWGSC CS RefSeq v2.1, whole genome shotgun sequence window:
- the LOC123104324 gene encoding double-stranded RNA-binding protein 5 isoform X2 has translation MYKNQLQELAQRSCFSLPSYVCTREGPDHAPRFKATVTFNGETFHGPTCCTTLRQAEHAAAEVALARLSTRGPSTYLTARVLDETGVYKNLLQETAHRAGLKLPAYTTVRSGPGHSPVFASSVELAGLSFAGDAARTKKQAEKNAAMTACAGGAQGARQRLRRRGAGARGRRQSARRLEAALRRQCGVEAALPRRLIFFLCSEPVALQTPMAASELPCRTPEDAPRAAAVAAGRPQDTAPAAHAAATGAVHLPSRRRAGAAEEDRCGRAGADAGEGHGDQQRRGNAVGAVLLPARPGVPPRRRGAKILRRGRVPLAGDGGERAVGDPRVLRAAAAGRGHQG, from the exons ATGTACAAGAACCAGCTGCAGGAGCTGGCGCAGAGGAGCTGCTTCAGCCTGCCGTCGTACGTGTGCACGCGGGAGGGGCCCGACCATGCGCCCCGCTTCAAGGCCACCGTCACCTTCAACGGCGAGACCTTCCACGGGCCCACCTGCTGCACCACGCTCCGCCAGGCCGAGCACGCCGCCGCCGAGGTCGCGCTCGCCCGCCTCTCCACCCGCGGGCCATCCACCTACCTCACCGCCAGAGTCCTC GACGAGACCGGGGTGTACAAGAACCTGCTGCAGGAGACGGCGCACCGGGCGGGGCTGAAGCTGCCGGCCTACACCACCGTGCGCTCCGGCCCGGGCCACTCGCCCGTCTTCGCCTCCAGCGTCGAGCTCGCCGGCCTCAGCTTCGCCGGCGACGCCGCCAGGACCAAGAAGCAGGCGGAGAAGAACGCCGCCATGACCGCCTG TGCCGGAGGCGCGCAAGGAGCCCGGCAACGGCTGCGGCGGCGAGGAGCAGGAGCACGTGGTCGTCGCCAGAGTGCTCGCCGCCTTGAAGCAGCGTTGCGACGGCAATGCGGCGTCGAAGCAGCACTGCCTCGCCggctcatcttcttcctctgctccgaacCCGTCGCTCTACAGACACCAATGGCTGCCTCTGAGCTCCCATGCCGCACACCCGAGGACGCGCCACGTGCAGCCGCAGTCGCAGCCGGCCGGCCCCAGGATACTGCCCCCGCTGCACATGCTGCAGCGACCGGCGCCGTCCACCTCCCGTCACGGCGCCGAGCTGGAGCGGCAGAGGAGGATCGATGCGGCCGAGCTGGTGCAGATGCTGGAGAGGGCCATGGTGACCAACAGAGAAGAGGCAATGCCGTCGGCGCCGTGCTACTACCCGCACGTCCCGGCGTACCACCACGCCGGCGCGGCGCCAAGATACTTCGCCGCGGGCGGGTTCCACTCGCCGGCGATGGCGGTGAGCGTGCGGTCGGTGATCCCCGTGTGCTCCGCgccgccgcagccggccgcggccaccaaggatga
- the LOC123104324 gene encoding double-stranded RNA-binding protein 3 isoform X1, translating to MYKNQLQELAQRSCFSLPSYVCTREGPDHAPRFKATVTFNGETFHGPTCCTTLRQAEHAAAEVALARLSTRGPSTYLTARVLDETGVYKNLLQETAHRAGLKLPAYTTVRSGPGHSPVFASSVELAGLSFAGDAARTKKQAEKNAAMTAWYALKQMPEARKEPGNGCGGEEQEHVVVARVLAALKQRCDGNAASKQHCLAGSSSSSAPNPSLYRHQWLPLSSHAAHPRTRHVQPQSQPAGPRILPPLHMLQRPAPSTSRHGAELERQRRIDAAELVQMLERAMVTNREEAMPSAPCYYPHVPAYHHAGAAPRYFAAGGFHSPAMAVSVRSVIPVCSAPPQPAAATKDDDDDDRNDNPAAPAEH from the exons ATGTACAAGAACCAGCTGCAGGAGCTGGCGCAGAGGAGCTGCTTCAGCCTGCCGTCGTACGTGTGCACGCGGGAGGGGCCCGACCATGCGCCCCGCTTCAAGGCCACCGTCACCTTCAACGGCGAGACCTTCCACGGGCCCACCTGCTGCACCACGCTCCGCCAGGCCGAGCACGCCGCCGCCGAGGTCGCGCTCGCCCGCCTCTCCACCCGCGGGCCATCCACCTACCTCACCGCCAGAGTCCTC GACGAGACCGGGGTGTACAAGAACCTGCTGCAGGAGACGGCGCACCGGGCGGGGCTGAAGCTGCCGGCCTACACCACCGTGCGCTCCGGCCCGGGCCACTCGCCCGTCTTCGCCTCCAGCGTCGAGCTCGCCGGCCTCAGCTTCGCCGGCGACGCCGCCAGGACCAAGAAGCAGGCGGAGAAGAACGCCGCCATGACCGCCTGGTACGCCCTGAAGCAGA TGCCGGAGGCGCGCAAGGAGCCCGGCAACGGCTGCGGCGGCGAGGAGCAGGAGCACGTGGTCGTCGCCAGAGTGCTCGCCGCCTTGAAGCAGCGTTGCGACGGCAATGCGGCGTCGAAGCAGCACTGCCTCGCCggctcatcttcttcctctgctccgaacCCGTCGCTCTACAGACACCAATGGCTGCCTCTGAGCTCCCATGCCGCACACCCGAGGACGCGCCACGTGCAGCCGCAGTCGCAGCCGGCCGGCCCCAGGATACTGCCCCCGCTGCACATGCTGCAGCGACCGGCGCCGTCCACCTCCCGTCACGGCGCCGAGCTGGAGCGGCAGAGGAGGATCGATGCGGCCGAGCTGGTGCAGATGCTGGAGAGGGCCATGGTGACCAACAGAGAAGAGGCAATGCCGTCGGCGCCGTGCTACTACCCGCACGTCCCGGCGTACCACCACGCCGGCGCGGCGCCAAGATACTTCGCCGCGGGCGGGTTCCACTCGCCGGCGATGGCGGTGAGCGTGCGGTCGGTGATCCCCGTGTGCTCCGCgccgccgcagccggccgcggccaccaaggatgacgatgacgatgaccgGAACGACAACCCGGCAGCACCTGCAGAGCACTAG